In one window of Candidatus Bealeia paramacronuclearis DNA:
- a CDS encoding RebB family R body protein, giving the protein MAFPTSVNNQITDAVTQSNVKVLGESAAVALSNLYQSSANSLAQSIQNATFAQQQSNLIHQATTTQGINLIYAVDTAAVGDASEKLARADVPADALMTIMLKALNK; this is encoded by the coding sequence ATGGCTTTCCCTACATCTGTAAATAACCAAATTACTGATGCAGTGACTCAATCCAATGTTAAAGTCTTGGGCGAGTCCGCAGCAGTGGCATTAAGCAATCTCTATCAATCTTCTGCCAATTCATTGGCGCAGTCCATTCAGAATGCGACATTTGCACAGCAGCAATCGAACTTGATCCATCAGGCAACAACAACACAGGGCATTAACCTGATTTATGCGGTCGACACCGCTGCTGTTGGTGATGCATCTGAGAAATTGGCACGTGCAGACGTTCCTGCTGATGCATTGATGACCATCATGTTGAAAGCATTGAATAAATAA
- a CDS encoding RebB family R body protein — protein MAYPTAVNDQITDAVTQSNVKVLGESAAVATSNLYQAAANSLSTSIQNATFAQQQSNLIHQATTTQGINLIYAVDTASVADATKKVAQADLPASALNMLLLQSMKQSNPYG, from the coding sequence ATGGCTTACCCTACAGCCGTCAATGATCAGATCACAGATGCGGTAACGCAATCCAACGTCAAGGTGTTAGGAGAGTCCGCAGCCGTGGCAACCAGCAATCTGTATCAGGCCGCCGCTAACTCTTTGTCCACTTCCATTCAGAATGCGACATTTGCACAGCAGCAATCGAACTTGATCCATCAGGCAACAACAACACAAGGTATTAACCTGATTTATGCGGTCGACACCGCATCTGTCGCAGACGCAACTAAGAAAGTTGCACAGGCTGATCTTCCTGCCAGTGCACTGAACATGCTTTTGTTGCAGTCAATGAAACAGTCTAATCCTTACGGTTAA